One Bos taurus isolate L1 Dominette 01449 registration number 42190680 breed Hereford chromosome 25, ARS-UCD2.0, whole genome shotgun sequence genomic window carries:
- the FAHD1 gene encoding oxaloacetate tautomerase FAHD1, mitochondrial, with product MAASRPLSRFWEWGKNIVCVGRNYADHVREMQSAAPSEPVLFLKPSTAYAPEGSPVLVPAYTRNLHHELELAVVMGKRCRAVSEAAAMDYVAGYALCLDMTARDVQDECKKKGLPWTLAKSFTASCPVSAFVPKEKIPDPHNLKLWLKVNGELRQEGETSSMIFSIPYIISYVSKIMTLEEGDIILTGTPKGVGPVKENDEIQAGIHGVLSMKFKVERPEY from the coding sequence ATGGCCGCCAGCAGGCCGCTGTCCCGCTTCTGGGAGTGGGGGAAGAACATCGTGTGCGTGGGCCGGAACTACGCGGACCACGTCCGGGAGATGCAGAGCGCCGCGCCCAGCGAGCCGGTGCTCTTCCTGAAGCCGTCCACCGCCTACGCCCCCGAGGGCTCGCCGGTGCTCGTGCCCGCCTACACCCGCAACCTGCATCACGAGCTCGAGCTCGCCGTGGTGATGGGCAAGCGCTGCCGCGCCGTCTCGGAGGCCGCGGCCATGGACTACGTGGCCGGCTATGCCCTGTGCCTGGACATGACCGCCAGGGACGTGCAAGACGAGTGCAAGAAGAAGGGGCTGCCCTGGACTCTGGCCAAGAGTTTCACGGCCTCCTGCCCGGTCAGTGCCTTCGTGCCCAAAGAGAAGATCCCTGACCCTCACAACCTGAAGCTCTGGCTCAAGGTCAACGGCGAACTCAGGCAGGAGGGTGAGACATCCTCCATGATTTTTTCCATCCCCTACATCATCAGCTACGTTTCTAAGATCATGACCTTGGAAGAAGGAGATATTATCTTGACCGGGACGCCAAAGGGAGTGGGACCCGTTAAAGAAAATGATGAGATCCAGGCCGGCATACATGGCGTCCTCAGTATGAAGTTTAAGGTGGAGAGGCCAGAATATTGA